In Nocardioides luti, the DNA window ACGTATGCCTCTCGGGTCCTGACCACGGCGGCTGTGGACGCCTGACCGTGACCGCGCCTGCACTGGAAGAACTCATCACCGAGGCAGTCCTCTACCGCCTTGACAGCCCTGAGCTAGCCGACACGATCCACGGACGCGGCAGCAGTGACGACCGCATCCAAATCCTCTCTACCGACCTCGATGCCGCGGACGCGCGCCGCGAGGAACTGTCTACGGCCTACGGCGAGGGCACCATCGAAATTGCGGAATGGCTCATCGCCCGACGACCCATCGAGCAACGCATCGAGCAGACCACGCGTGCTCTCGCTCGCCTGACCAAGACCAGCAACCTGACGACCTTCATGGGCACTGGTTCGGAACTGCGCGCAGCCTGGGCCGGACTGAACCTCGACCGGCAACACGCCATCGTCAAAGCGGTCCTCGACCACGCCGCTATCGCACCCGGCCGTGCTGGCGTCCAGAGCGTTGAGCTGGAGCGGGTTTCACCGATCTGGCGCGTCTGACCCTCACCGCACCGTCTAGCCATGGCGGTTGATCGGGCACGGTGCGGCGTGGCCGCACCCCCACCCGCGTTCGTCCCTCACGCGCGCGGGGCCCCTGCGGACCCGAGACACGCCGCACCGAACCGCACCCGATCAACCACGCCCCAAAAGATGGTGCGCAATCAGGATGGGTCCCACTCGCTCGGCCCGAAGCATCCCGATTCGTTGCAGCGCAGACACACCCAGAAATCGGCGACCTCTCGATATCCGCGCGGTAGCTGGGCGAGCATCTGGCCCGCCACGGTGTCCCCGAGCGCCCTTGCTGCCTCGGCCCCGGTGAACCACCGCAGCACCCGACTCCCGCAGACCGGGCAGAACTGGCGGAACAGCTGAGCCAACGCCAGATCGGGCACGAGCTCGATCAACGATTCCGACAACGGGTGTGGACCACCCCGCGCACGTTCATCGGCCCGTCGGGCCTCCTGAAACCGCCCACCCTGCGCACTCCTGCGTCGTCTGCTCATGACGCCTTCCTCTCCCGCCTGGCGTCGGGGTCGGGAACCCGTCCGCGCTGCGCTGCCGGGTGGGTTCCCGACCCCGCCAACCAGGAGGGCAGCGACCCGTGTCATGACCCGCCGATCACACACGCGCACCGGGATCGCTTGATCGGCGCAGGACCGCTCGACCCATGCCGCGATCGCAGCCACATCCACGCCGCTCATGCCCACTGAGCCCAGACCGCCGGCGGACCATGCCACGCCGGCTCGTCGTCGGAATGCCACACACGCACCGGAGCGCGTTGACCCAGCAGGTCAGATGCGCGCGCGATCACGTCCTGCGCCGAACGCCCCACACGTGCACTCGGACGGGCCGGAACCCCTGCGCCACGTCGTAGCGATGCCGTCCGTGGATGCGCTGGTCTGCAAACGAC includes these proteins:
- a CDS encoding zinc ribbon domain-containing protein; this encodes MDEDIHRKIAIAFQERASSGRRAPQRYLLSGLLRCGRCENRLFSSPRADRRRYVCLSGPDHGGCGRLTVTAPALEELITEAVLYRLDSPELADTIHGRGSSDDRIQILSTDLDAADARREELSTAYGEGTIEIAEWLIARRPIEQRIEQTTRALARLTKTSNLTTFMGTGSELRAAWAGLNLDRQHAIVKAVLDHAAIAPGRAGVQSVELERVSPIWRV